In Silene latifolia isolate original U9 population chromosome X, ASM4854445v1, whole genome shotgun sequence, the following proteins share a genomic window:
- the LOC141617506 gene encoding uncharacterized protein LOC141617506, with product MSVFKIPANFCDELRSMMSHFWWNHEEGKRGISWVTWKKLCQPKGMGGMGFRDFKLFNLALLGKQAWRLTTEAGSLWEQVMRARYYPNGDFMMATLGHNPSYIWRGLVEARMVLDRGMRRRIGDGISTKVWRDAWLPGTHTGRVISPCAAGNEEMFVSELLTAGNGWDMELITSVFLPFEMDRIVNIRKVWEGLGLEGEEGEGGGCISDWVEEWWRELGVREHSVFMVGCWALWEHRNNVIFESSEVDPWVVIRRVGDVVAEMEGSAYEVIKGRRRKDMGSGSDGPRGWEPAPRGFVKVNVDAGVKEDEGVSLGLVCRGEMGDVLWGVFTVQDQVLEPHVAEAVAILEGLKEALRTGYRDVVLESDCLQVVEALKKKLSGRSCFMLVIEEILLLCNSFNTVLWSFSSRVNNTVAHALAHIYPRNTGRMEWSETLPPSANDAILFDLSLLK from the exons ATGAGTGTGTTTAAAATTCCTGCAAATTTCTGTGATGAGCTACGTTCAATGATGTCGCACTTCTGGTGGAACCATGAGGAAGGCAAGAGAGGTATAAGTTGGGTCACGTGGAAGAAGCTTTGTCAACCCAAGGGAATGGGGGGAATGGGGTTTCGGGATTTTAAGCTGTTTAATCTTGCTCTTCTTGGTAAGCAAGCATGGAGGCTAACCACAGAGGCTGGCAGTTTGTGGGAGCAAGTGATGCGGGCTAGATACTATCCAAATGGTGATTTTATGATGGCTACTCTAGGACACAATCCGAGTTACATATGGCGTGGTCTAGTTGAAGCTCGAATGGTCCTGGATAGAGGTATGCGAAGGAGGATTGGGGACGGCATTTCGACAAAGGTTTGGCGAGATGCGTGGTTACCTGGGACCCATACGGGACGAGTTATCTCCCCGTGTGCGGCTGGTAATGAGGAGATGTTTGTGTCGGAGCTGCTGACCGCGGGCAATGGCTGGGACATGGAGCTGATAACAAGTGTTTTTTTGCCATTTGAGATGGACCGTATTGTTAATATTCGT AAAGTGTGGGAGGGGCTCGGGTTGGAGGGTgaggagggagaaggagggggctgTATTAGCGACTGGGTGGAGGAATGGTGGAGGGAGCTTGGGGTGAGGGAGCATAGTGTGTTTATGGTTGGATGCTGGGCCTTATGGGAACATCGGAATAATGTAATTTTCGAGAGCAGTGAGGTCGATCCTTGGGTGGTTATAAGAAGGGTGGGTGATGTGGTGGCTGAAATGGAAGGGAGTGCGTACGAGGTGATCAAGGGACGTAGGAGGAAGGATATGGGGTCGGGGTCTGATGGGCCGAGGGGGTGGGAACCTGCTCCTAGGGGTTTCGTAAAAGTAAACGTCGATGCCGGGGTGAAGGAGGATGAGGGGGTAAGTCTAGGCCTGGTGTGTCGGGGTGAGATGGGTGACGTGTTGTGGGGTGTCTTTACAGTGCAGGACCAAGTTTTGGAGCCACATGTCGCGGAAGCAGTCGCTATTCTTGAAGGCCTGAAGGAAGCTTTACGCACGGGCTACAGGGATGTGGTTCTCGAGAGCGATTGTTTACAGGTTGTGGAAGCGCTCAAGAAGAAATTATCTGGACGAAGTTGCTTTATGTTAGTTATAGAGGAAATCTTGCTTCTTTGTAATTCCTTTAATACTGTTCTTTGGTCTTTCTCTAGCCGTGTGAACAATACTGTTGCTCACGCTTTAGCGCATATTTACCCTAGAAATACTGGTAGAATGGAGTGGTCGGAAACACTACCTCCGTCCGCGAACGATGCTatattgtttgatttatcgttatTAAAGTAA